A genomic stretch from Chitinophaga agri includes:
- a CDS encoding glycoside hydrolase family 2 TIM barrel-domain containing protein, whose amino-acid sequence MLVVSLIFFFCVKAHAQRVQLFDDNWLFWRGAAQGAEDTLFSDAGWRKVSLPHDWSIEDLPGTVSPFDKGALSQVSGGFTTGGSGWYRKHFAMPASNKGKRIIVQFDGVYMHAQVWINGKKLGKHPYGYTSFWYDITPHLRYDRDNILTVKVRNEGENSRWYAGSGIYRHVWLKTIEPVHVAQWGTFITTPVVNKQAAAVQIVTTLKNETAAAVNTTLLTRIVDAKGRTVAESKGQQAINANRDSVMQQTLQVKTPVLWDVNAPVLYTAVSYVYVDNMIKDSLATPFGIRTITADAINGFQLNGKTIKLKGGCVHHDNGPLGAKAYDRAEERKVELLKASGYNAIRCSHNPPSTAFLDACDRLGMLVIDEAFDIWKDGKNPEDYHLYFNEWWQRDLESMLYRDRNHPSVIMWSTGNEIPHREKPEVAKVARMLRDHIRSIDTTRFVTCGVNGIAPDKDTFLATLDIAGYNYARTKYVEDHERVPQRVMMATESFAIEAADYWMEVTDHPWVIGDFVWTAFDYIGEASIGWLGYPQRQSFYPWHLAYCGDIDVCGWKRPQSYYRDALWMPEQLSLFVKPPVPSFDTNAHKVEWSQWEWHDARDSWNWTGYEGKPLDVTVYTSYEAAELFLNGRSLGRRTAGRSGKFMAAWQVPYSPGKLSVVGYNGKKRSKEVALNTAGKVTQLKLTTDRQQIVANGQDLSYVTITLQDAARNIVPDADALLKFSISGPGTIVGVGNANPMSTESYQLSQRKAWRGKCLVIIKSDKQPGDITLQVNAADLPATQVKITSTQPNE is encoded by the coding sequence TTGTTGGTAGTTTCTTTGATTTTCTTTTTTTGTGTTAAGGCGCATGCGCAACGTGTGCAGCTGTTTGATGATAACTGGTTATTCTGGCGTGGTGCTGCACAGGGTGCAGAAGATACACTGTTCAGCGATGCCGGCTGGAGGAAGGTGTCCCTGCCGCATGACTGGAGTATAGAAGACCTGCCAGGCACAGTATCTCCATTTGATAAAGGTGCATTAAGTCAGGTGAGTGGTGGTTTTACAACAGGTGGTAGCGGTTGGTACCGTAAGCATTTTGCAATGCCTGCTTCAAATAAAGGAAAACGGATCATAGTACAGTTTGATGGTGTATACATGCATGCACAGGTCTGGATCAATGGTAAGAAGTTGGGTAAACATCCTTATGGTTATACATCTTTTTGGTATGATATCACGCCACACCTGCGATATGACAGGGATAATATACTGACAGTGAAAGTAAGAAATGAAGGCGAGAACAGTCGCTGGTATGCCGGTTCAGGTATCTATCGCCATGTATGGTTAAAGACGATTGAACCAGTGCATGTCGCACAGTGGGGAACTTTCATTACAACGCCTGTTGTGAATAAACAGGCTGCTGCTGTACAGATAGTTACCACGTTGAAGAATGAAACAGCGGCAGCTGTAAATACTACCTTGCTGACGCGCATCGTGGATGCAAAAGGGCGTACTGTAGCAGAAAGCAAAGGGCAGCAAGCCATTAATGCAAACAGAGATAGTGTAATGCAACAGACATTACAGGTGAAGACACCGGTTTTATGGGATGTGAATGCTCCCGTATTATACACAGCGGTATCCTATGTGTATGTGGATAACATGATAAAAGATAGTTTGGCAACACCTTTTGGGATCCGTACAATTACTGCAGATGCGATAAATGGTTTTCAGTTAAACGGAAAGACCATTAAATTGAAAGGTGGCTGTGTGCATCATGATAATGGTCCGCTGGGTGCGAAAGCTTACGATAGAGCAGAAGAAAGAAAGGTCGAATTATTGAAGGCGAGTGGCTATAATGCCATCCGCTGTTCACATAATCCGCCTTCAACTGCATTTCTTGATGCCTGCGACAGGCTGGGAATGCTGGTGATAGATGAGGCTTTTGACATATGGAAAGATGGCAAGAATCCGGAAGACTATCACCTTTACTTTAATGAATGGTGGCAGCGTGATCTGGAGAGTATGTTATATCGTGACAGGAACCATCCATCTGTGATCATGTGGAGTACCGGTAATGAAATTCCGCATCGGGAGAAGCCTGAAGTCGCAAAAGTGGCGCGCATGCTGCGTGACCATATCCGCAGTATAGATACAACCCGCTTTGTCACGTGTGGTGTGAATGGTATAGCACCAGATAAGGATACTTTCCTGGCCACGCTGGATATAGCTGGTTATAACTACGCCCGTACAAAGTATGTGGAAGATCATGAAAGAGTGCCGCAACGTGTGATGATGGCAACCGAGTCATTTGCGATAGAAGCGGCTGATTACTGGATGGAAGTGACCGATCATCCATGGGTGATCGGGGATTTCGTGTGGACGGCTTTCGATTACATCGGAGAGGCAAGTATAGGTTGGCTGGGATACCCCCAGCGTCAGTCATTTTATCCCTGGCATCTTGCTTATTGCGGTGATATAGATGTGTGTGGATGGAAACGGCCTCAGTCTTACTACAGAGATGCATTGTGGATGCCGGAGCAGTTATCATTATTTGTAAAACCGCCAGTACCATCTTTTGATACAAATGCACATAAGGTGGAATGGAGCCAATGGGAATGGCATGATGCAAGAGACTCATGGAACTGGACAGGATATGAAGGTAAGCCATTAGATGTAACAGTCTACACATCTTATGAAGCGGCAGAGTTATTTCTTAATGGCCGATCCCTCGGCCGCAGGACTGCCGGTCGTTCTGGTAAGTTTATGGCGGCATGGCAGGTGCCTTATTCCCCGGGAAAGCTGAGTGTGGTAGGGTATAATGGGAAAAAGAGATCAAAAGAGGTAGCATTGAATACCGCTGGCAAGGTCACACAACTAAAGCTGACTACTGACAGACAACAGATCGTTGCCAATGGTCAGGACCTGAGTTATGTTACCATCACCTTGCAGGATGCAGCTCGTAATATAGTGCCCGATGCAGATGCGTTATTAAAATTCAGTATCAGCGGTCCAGGTACGATAGTGGGTGTCGGCAATGCTAACCCTATGAGTACGGAAAGCTATCAGCTGTCACAGCGAAAGGCATGGAGAGGCAAATGTCTGGTGATCATAAAATCAGATAAACAGCCCGGGGATATTACCCTACAGGTAAATGCAGCTGACCTGCCGGCCACACAGGTAAAGATCACATCTACTCAGCCAAACGAATGA
- a CDS encoding family 78 glycoside hydrolase catalytic domain: MKKYPAILLLFLSTKGIAQQLQVINLKTNNKICPVGTQLTPRFSWQLSAAYNNCIQQGYQLQLSDDSTTLNMPVHTGKRVVSEDQSSSVAQGVINTALQPAHTYYWRVQVWDKNGRTSGWSRVACFTTALATAADWKEAQWIGYEELPDSMLVVPGVHNGTDKFYQKHKARQRPVVPLFRKTFQANGNIKSALLFISGLGHYEASLNGMKLGDNFLAPGWTHYRETVLYNTYDVTKQVKQGDNALGVIVGNGFFNVNKERYRKLSIAYGMPRMICRLQITYEDGRTTNIISGADWKTSPSPVTFSSIYGGEDYDAGMEQAGWDQPGFNDAQWQSAIRVKATEKRLLPEEDYPVKVMEVLPAQHITQPKKGVYMYDFGQNVSGIIELKVKGKKGQTVKLIPAELIKDDKLANQKATGGPYYFSYTLKGEGEEIWRPKFSYYGFRYVQMEGAAPDTASDKSDVPAVAQLNLLHTRNASPDNGSFSCSNDLFNRIHTLILWAIKSNMQSVLTDCPHREKLSWLEQDYLMGNAIQYSYDIDLLYRKLIRDMQDAQTKDGLIPDIAPEFVFFDDNGYGFRDSPEWGSAGVIVPWLMYSWYGDKTVLKDAYPMVKKYVEYLGTKTEKNLLSYGLGDWFDIGPQRPGVAQLTPKGVTATAIYYYDLILAGKMATLLGKPSDAMQWNALAISVKDAFNKAYFNTATRVYATGSQTAMAMPLCVGLVDAPYRQAVFDNLVDAIRQQGKKLTAGDIGFHFLVQALQEGGAADLLYEMNNRSDVPGYGFQLAKGATTLTESWAAWEQVSNNHLMLGHLMEWFYTGLGGITQFPGGVGYRRVQISPEVVGDITWVKTAYNTPYGTVRSEWEKKDTQVIFRISIPPNSTAVVRLPATKGADIKETGSSPGGKNKVKVRKYEGSRAVIEVGSGDYVFIVAAPFN; the protein is encoded by the coding sequence ATGAAGAAATACCCCGCCATATTGTTACTCTTTCTATCAACGAAGGGTATAGCACAGCAGCTACAGGTAATTAATCTGAAGACAAATAATAAGATCTGTCCGGTCGGAACGCAGCTCACACCACGTTTTAGCTGGCAACTGAGCGCTGCTTATAATAACTGCATACAACAGGGATACCAGTTACAATTGTCTGATGATAGTACTACATTAAATATGCCTGTACATACAGGTAAACGTGTGGTGAGTGAAGATCAGTCCTCTAGTGTGGCGCAGGGTGTGATAAATACGGCTTTACAACCGGCACATACTTATTATTGGCGTGTGCAGGTGTGGGATAAGAATGGCCGTACTTCCGGTTGGAGCCGGGTCGCTTGTTTTACCACCGCGTTAGCAACAGCGGCTGACTGGAAAGAAGCACAATGGATCGGGTATGAAGAGCTGCCAGACTCTATGTTGGTTGTACCGGGGGTACATAATGGTACTGATAAATTTTATCAGAAACATAAGGCAAGACAGCGACCTGTAGTACCCTTGTTCAGAAAGACCTTTCAGGCAAATGGTAATATAAAAAGCGCTTTATTGTTCATCAGTGGTTTGGGGCATTATGAAGCGAGTCTCAATGGTATGAAGTTAGGAGATAATTTCCTTGCACCCGGTTGGACGCATTACAGGGAAACCGTTTTGTACAATACATATGATGTGACGAAGCAGGTAAAACAAGGTGATAATGCATTGGGTGTCATAGTTGGTAACGGTTTCTTCAATGTGAATAAGGAGCGTTATCGCAAACTGTCAATTGCATATGGGATGCCAAGAATGATCTGCCGCCTGCAGATTACATACGAAGACGGAAGGACGACAAATATTATTTCGGGGGCAGACTGGAAAACAAGTCCGTCACCCGTTACTTTCAGTAGTATTTATGGCGGAGAAGATTATGATGCCGGCATGGAACAGGCTGGCTGGGATCAGCCGGGTTTCAATGATGCGCAGTGGCAATCTGCTATACGCGTGAAGGCTACTGAAAAGCGCTTGCTGCCAGAGGAAGACTATCCGGTGAAGGTAATGGAGGTCTTGCCAGCGCAGCATATTACACAACCAAAGAAAGGTGTGTATATGTATGATTTCGGCCAGAATGTTTCCGGTATCATTGAGCTAAAGGTGAAAGGAAAGAAAGGACAAACTGTTAAACTGATTCCTGCTGAACTGATAAAAGATGATAAGCTGGCCAATCAGAAAGCTACCGGTGGCCCTTATTATTTTAGTTATACTTTAAAGGGAGAGGGGGAAGAAATATGGCGTCCTAAGTTTAGTTACTACGGGTTCCGTTATGTACAAATGGAAGGAGCTGCACCAGATACTGCCAGCGATAAAAGTGATGTGCCGGCTGTAGCGCAGCTTAATTTGCTGCATACGCGGAACGCGTCACCTGATAATGGAAGTTTCTCCTGTTCGAATGATCTATTCAATCGTATACATACCTTAATACTATGGGCTATTAAAAGTAACATGCAGAGTGTGTTGACAGATTGCCCCCACAGGGAAAAGCTTAGCTGGTTGGAGCAGGACTACCTGATGGGTAATGCCATACAGTACAGTTATGATATTGATCTGCTATACCGTAAGCTGATACGGGATATGCAGGATGCACAGACAAAGGATGGCCTGATCCCTGATATAGCGCCGGAGTTCGTTTTCTTTGATGATAACGGTTATGGTTTCAGGGATTCTCCTGAATGGGGGAGCGCAGGTGTGATCGTGCCCTGGCTGATGTATTCCTGGTATGGAGATAAGACTGTTTTAAAGGATGCTTATCCGATGGTGAAAAAGTATGTGGAATACCTGGGAACAAAAACAGAGAAGAACTTATTGTCCTACGGACTCGGAGACTGGTTTGATATTGGGCCCCAGCGTCCGGGCGTGGCGCAGTTGACGCCTAAAGGAGTGACAGCGACGGCTATCTACTACTATGATCTTATATTGGCAGGTAAGATGGCAACATTGTTAGGTAAGCCATCCGATGCAATGCAATGGAATGCATTGGCAATATCAGTGAAAGACGCTTTTAATAAAGCTTATTTTAATACAGCGACCAGGGTGTATGCAACCGGTAGTCAAACCGCTATGGCCATGCCGTTGTGTGTAGGGCTGGTAGATGCACCGTATCGTCAGGCCGTATTTGATAACCTGGTAGATGCTATTCGTCAGCAGGGTAAGAAACTGACAGCCGGAGATATTGGTTTTCATTTCCTTGTGCAGGCGCTACAGGAAGGCGGCGCTGCTGATCTGTTGTATGAAATGAATAACCGTAGTGACGTGCCCGGATACGGTTTTCAGCTGGCCAAGGGTGCGACGACGTTAACAGAATCCTGGGCTGCCTGGGAACAGGTATCTAATAATCACCTGATGCTGGGGCACCTGATGGAATGGTTTTATACGGGATTAGGAGGAATTACGCAATTTCCGGGCGGCGTTGGCTATAGGCGGGTTCAGATAAGTCCCGAGGTGGTTGGCGACATTACATGGGTTAAAACGGCTTATAATACCCCTTATGGAACGGTTCGGAGCGAGTGGGAGAAGAAGGATACGCAGGTGATATTCCGTATTAGTATTCCTCCTAATAGCACAGCAGTTGTCAGACTCCCTGCCACAAAAGGTGCTGATATAAAAGAAACGGGTTCATCTCCTGGCGGGAAGAACAAGGTGAAGGTACGTAAATATGAGGGCAGTAGAGCGGTCATCGAAGTAGGATCAGGAGATTATGTATTTATTGTTGCTGCTCCCTTTAATTGA
- a CDS encoding pectinesterase family protein gives MKQCFSVIFLPVLLLLSISGYAQDTRARLVVAADGTGDYRTIQEAVNAVRDFTYFRVTIFIRKGIYHEKLCVPTWKCSITLQGEDRDSTIITNADYSGKAYPGKDPSGRDKFGTFTSYTVLVAGDDIIAENLTFENAAGRVGQAVALHVEGDRCIFRNCRLLGNQDTLYAGRAGSRQYFRDCYIEGTTDFIFGASTVWFEGCTIHSKRDSYITAASTTPHQPYGFVFSHCRVTADSIATRVFLGRPWRPYASTIFMYCTLGPQILPQGWHNWDKKENELTARYAEYNNTGAGAVTAERVVWSTQLSAKRAKDITLTKVFGTWDPLK, from the coding sequence ATGAAGCAATGCTTTTCCGTCATTTTCCTGCCCGTTCTATTGTTGTTGTCAATAAGTGGATATGCACAGGATACCCGTGCCCGGTTGGTGGTGGCAGCAGATGGTACAGGTGACTACAGGACTATCCAGGAGGCGGTGAATGCAGTCAGGGACTTTACCTATTTCCGCGTGACGATCTTTATCCGTAAGGGTATATATCATGAAAAACTGTGTGTCCCTACCTGGAAATGCAGTATCACCTTACAGGGGGAAGACAGGGATAGTACCATCATTACCAATGCGGATTATTCCGGAAAGGCTTACCCTGGTAAAGACCCCTCCGGCAGGGATAAATTCGGCACCTTCACTTCTTATACGGTACTCGTGGCAGGAGATGATATCATCGCAGAGAACCTCACTTTCGAAAATGCAGCCGGTCGGGTGGGACAGGCGGTCGCATTGCATGTGGAAGGAGACCGTTGTATATTCCGGAACTGCAGATTACTGGGGAATCAGGATACACTGTATGCCGGCCGCGCAGGGAGCAGACAGTACTTCAGGGATTGTTACATAGAAGGTACGACTGACTTTATCTTCGGTGCCTCAACCGTATGGTTTGAAGGCTGCACCATCCACAGTAAAAGAGATTCTTATATCACAGCGGCTTCTACTACGCCACATCAGCCTTATGGCTTTGTATTCAGTCATTGCAGGGTGACCGCGGACAGTATCGCCACCAGGGTCTTTCTTGGTCGGCCATGGCGGCCCTATGCGTCGACTATCTTTATGTACTGTACGTTGGGGCCACAGATATTGCCGCAAGGCTGGCATAACTGGGATAAAAAAGAGAATGAGCTTACCGCGAGATATGCAGAATATAATAACACTGGCGCAGGTGCTGT